In Gossypium arboreum isolate Shixiya-1 chromosome 6, ASM2569848v2, whole genome shotgun sequence, the following are encoded in one genomic region:
- the LOC108486475 gene encoding zinc finger BED domain-containing protein DAYSLEEPER-like, which translates to METAIIPVTPITPTDNNDLVSSEVQPNKRRRKKSIVWDHFTVETVGDGCIRACCNQCKKSFAYITGSKLAGTSHLKRHIALGICPVSRQRNQQASDTKTATYEPRKRQRATPGFANIPFNQERCNHEIAKMIIMHEYPLHIVEHPGFIDFARTLQPQFNMVSFNTIQGDCVAMYLNEKQRLLNFINEIPGRISLTLDLRISNQTVGYVFITGQFIDMEWNLHRCLLNVVMVPSPDSDCALQQAVVSCLSDWQLENRLFTLGFDQFFSNVNINQNLRALFSVRNPYMLHGQFLIGNCFARIISLLAQEALWSVGETVKKIRDSVKFVKTSDTHEETFFGLKEQLKVPSMKDIFIDDQTKWNTTYDMLAAACELKQVFLCLETSIPDYNLAPSMDDWKQIEILCTYLKLFFDAVSILTGPTYPNASAFYHEVSKVQLELTHAAMSNDPFISNLTKPLKEKFDRYWSDCFLVLAIAVVMDPRFKMKLVEFSFSRIYGDDAGMWIKIVDDGIHELYLEYIAQALPPPETFVEERNGSIIPEQNGGVILKTEPPEDGYLHEEGYLQEEQTHEAAPQEVSHHEVAHQEDTHHDVAHREVSDQEVVSQGVTHQEEASQEVPSQDPLISIGDGLSDFEVYISEISGSHQMKSELDQYLEESLLPRVQDFDILGWWKLNRTKYPTLSRMASDILSMPFSTVGPDSVFDTERKKMDNYLSSLRPVTLEALICAKDWLQYGGPSQSCEANVKMEF; encoded by the coding sequence ATGGAGACTGCAATCATTCCGGTTACACCTATTACTCCTACAGACAACAATGACCTTGTTAGTTCCGAAGTACAGCCCAATAAACGCAGGAGGAAGAAGTCTATTGTCTGGGATCATTTCACTGTGGAGACTGTAGGAGATGGATGTATCAGGGCCTGCTGTAATCAATGCAAGAAATCTTTTGCTTACATTACTGGTTCAAAGCTAGCTGGAACTAGCCACCTCAAGAGACACATTGCCTTAGGAATCTGCCCGGTAAGCCGTCAGAGGAATCAACAGGCATCAGACACTAAAACTGCTACATACGAACCAAGAAAAAGACAACGGGCAACTCCTGGATTTGCTAACATCCCTTTTAACCAGGAACGCTGCAACCATGAGATCGCTAAGATGATTATAATGCACGAGTATCCCCTCCACATTGTGGAACACCCTGGCTTTATTGATTTTGCACGGACTCTTCAACCTCAGTTTAATATGGTGAGTTTCAATACCATTCAAGGAGATTGTGTTGCCATGTACCTGAATGAGAAGCAAAGGCTTCTCAATTTTATCAATGAAATTCCAGGAAGGATAAGCCTTACGTTAGATTTACGTATTTCAAATCAAACTGTGGGCTATGTTTTCATAACAGGACAGTTTATTGATATGGAATGGAATTTGCACCGCTGCCTGCTTAATGTAGTCATGGTACCTTCTCCTGATTCAGACTGTGCCTTACAGCAAGCTGTTGTGTCTTGCCTATCAGATTGGCAATTGGAGAATCGGCTATTTACACTTGGTTTTGATCAGTTCTTCTCAAATGTTAACATAAATCAAAACCTAAGAGCTCTATTTTCTGTGAGGAACCCTTATATGCTGCATGGTCAGTTCTTGATTGGAAATTGCTTTGCTCGTATTATAAGTCTTCTTGCACAAGAAGCACTATGGTCTGTGGGGGAAACAGTGAAGAAAATACGGGATAGTGTTAAGTTTGTGAAAACTTCAGATACTCATGAAGAGACATTTTTTGGACTGAAGGAACAACTTAAAGTCCCCAGCATGAAAGACATATTCATTGATGACCAAACAAAATGGAACACAACATATGACATGTTGGCTGCCGCCTGTGAACTAAAGCAAGTATTTCTTTGCTTGGAAACCTCTATTCCTGATTATAACTTAGCCCCGTCAATGGATGATTGGAAGCAGATAGAAATTCTCTGCACATACTTGAAGCTTTTCTTTGATGCTGTCAGCATTTTAACTGGCCCAACATATCCGAATGCCAGTGCATTCTACCATGAAGTGTCAAAAGTTCAGTTGGAGTTGACACATGCAGCAATGAGCAATGACCCCTTCATCAGCAACTTGACCAAGCCTTTGAAGGAGAAGTTTGATAGATACTGGAGCGACTGCTTCTTAGTTTTGGCTATTGCCGTGGTAATGGATCCTAGATTCAAAATGAAACTTGTTGAATTTAGCTTCTCTAGGATATATGGTGATGATGCTGGAATGTGGATTAAGATTGTTGATGATGGGATTCATGAGCTCTACCTTGAATATATTGCACAAGCACTTCCTCCACCGGAAACATTTGTTGAAGAACGGAATGGGAGCATCATCCCAGAACAGAATGGGGGTGTCATCCTCAAAACTGAACCCCCTGAAGACGGATACCTACATGAAGAAGGATACCTTCAAGAGGAACAAACTCATGAAGCAGCTCCTCAGGAGGTATCCCATCATGAAGTAGCTCATCAAGAAGATACCCATCACGATGTTGCTCATCGAGAAGTATCCGATCAAGAAGTAGTCAGTCAAGGAGTAACCCATCAGGAAGAAGCCTCTCAAGAGGTACCTTCTCAAGATCCCCTTATTTCCATTGGAGATGGACTTTCAGATTTCGAGGTCTATATCTCTGAGATCAGCGGTAGCCATCAGATGAAATCAGAACTGGATCAATATCTTGAAGAGTCCCTTTTGCCTCGGGTACAAGATTTCGATATCTTGGGCTGGTGGAAATTAAACAGGACAAAGTATCCTACACTTTCGAGGATGGCTTCTGACATTTTGTCAATGCCGTTTTCCACCGTTGGTCCTGATTCAGTTTTCGACACAGAGAGAAAAAAGATGGATAACTACCTCAGTTCATTACGTCCTGTGACGCTTGAAGCTCTCATCTGTGCTAAGGACTGGCTCCAGTATGGGGGACCATCCCAGAGTTGTGAAGCAAATGTGAAGATGGAATTCTAA